One window of Medicago truncatula cultivar Jemalong A17 chromosome 2, MtrunA17r5.0-ANR, whole genome shotgun sequence genomic DNA carries:
- the LOC11429212 gene encoding multiple organellar RNA editing factor 1, mitochondrial → MASSDILVSAFHFTKPLKTLLSPKPLLSTTTAMASSLILLRRSLRSLSGIHHSFSATATSLSVPITGSISSHFSLSKSPNVVDGIQSRSFRSTSISLLSSRYGETSELSPEIGPDTILFEGCDYNHWLFVCDFPRDNKPPPEEMIRIYEETCAKGLNISVEEAKKKIYACSTTTYTGFQAVMTEEESKKFEGIPGVIFVLPDSYIDPVNKQYGGDQYIEGQIIPRPPPVQFGRNLGGRRDYRQNNQLPNNRGNPSYNNRDSMPRDGRNYGPPQNFPPQQNHGQASHIPPQQNIGQQQPNIRIDSTSQRFPPQQSYDQASQRYPPQQSYDQASQGYLPKQNYGQAPQNYSAPQAPQNYSQQQTYGPASPQYPPQQSFGPLGEGERRNYAPQQNFGPPGEVDRRNYAPQQNFGPPRQGERRNYVPQQNFGPPGQGERGNSVPSEGGWDFKPSYMEEFEQGQKGNNHAEEQKESQQRFPPPGPGNFTGEGRY, encoded by the exons ATGGCATCGTCAGATATACTTGTATCAGCATTTCATTTTACGAAGCCTCTCAAAACCCTACTTTCACCAAAACCCTTACTCTCTACAACCACCGCCATGGCATCGTCGCTAATTCTCCTCCGCCGTAGCCTGAGATCACTCTCCGGCATCCACCACTCCTTCTCAGCTACTGCGACTTCGCTTTCGGTCCCAATTACCGGTTCTATTTCATCACATTTTTCACTTTCGAAATCCCCAAACGTAGTCGACGGCATTCAATCCCGTTCATTCAGATCAACCTCGATTTCTCTCTTGTCTTCTCGCTACGGAGAGACATCAGAACTCAGTCCAGAGATTGGTCCTGACACCATCCTCTTCGAAGGTTGCGATTACAATCACTGGCTCTTCGTTTGTGATTTTCCCAGAGATAACAAACCTCCACCTGAAGAAATGATTCGTATTTATGAAGAAACTTGTGCCAAGGGTCTCAATATCag TGTGGAAGAGGCGAAGAAGAAGATTTATGCTTGCAGTACAACCACTTACACTGGATTTCAAGCTGTTATGACTGAAGAAGAGTCCAAGAAATTTGAAG GTATTCCCGGAGTTATCTTTGTGTTGCCAGATTCTTACATTGACCCTGTGAACAAGCAGTATGGAG GAGATCAGTACATTGAAGGACAAATCATCCCTCGACCTCCACCAGTACAATTTGGGAGAAATCTAGGAGGAAGACGAGACTATCGGCAAAATAATCAATTGCCTAACAATCGAGGGAATCCCTCTTACAACAATCGGGATTCCATGCCAAGGGATGGTAGAAACTATGGACCTCCACAAAATTTTCCACCTCAACAGAACCATGGCCAAGCATCACACATTCCTCCACAACAAAACATTGGCCAACAACAACCAAATATCCGGATTGATTCAACATCGCAGCGTTTTCCACCCCAGCAAAGCTATGATCAAGCATCACAGCGTTATCCACCCCAACAGAGCTATGATCAAGCATCACAAGGTTATCTACCCAAACAAAACTATGGTCAAGCTCCACAAAATTATTCAGCCCCTCAAGCGCCACAAAATTATTCCCAACAGCAAACCTATGGTCCTGCTTCGCCACAGTATCCACCACAGCAGAGCTTTGGTCCACTGGgagaaggagaaagaagaaattatgcGCCACAGCAGAACTTTGGACCACCGGGAGAAGTAGACAGAAGAAATTATGCGCCGCAGCAGAACTTTGGCCCGCCAAGAcaaggagaaagaagaaattATGTGCCACAGCAGAACTTTGGACCACCGGGACAGGGAGAAAGAGGAAACTCTGTGCCTAGTGAAGGTGGATGGGATTTCAAACCATCATATATGGAGGAATTTGAACAAGGCCAGAAGGGGAATAATCATGCTGAAGAACAGAAGGAGTCCCAACAAAGATTTCCGCCTCCTGGCCCTGGCAATTTTACTGGAGAG GGAAGATATTGA
- the LOC120578106 gene encoding uncharacterized protein isoform X2, translating into MEIDVASEVSAETETEDGSSQGNVEMDVLATESGSTILPQVSVCLTCRDVGFKEALVYCNKCEVYALHSLLELMDLLTATAKALSEV; encoded by the exons ATGGAGATTGATGTCGCTTCAGAGGTCAGTGCTGAAACCGAAACTGAAGATGGGAGCTCTCAAGGTAATGTGGAGATGGATGTTCTTGCCACTGAGTCAGGGTCAACTATATTGCCTCAG GTATCTGTTTGTCTTACGTGTAGGGATGTAGGCTTTAAAGAGGCATTGGTATATTGCAACAAATGTGAAGTATATGCTCTGCATAG TCTTTTGGAATTAATGGATTTGTTAACTGCTACGGCGAAAGCATTGTCTGAAGTTTAG
- the LOC120578106 gene encoding uncharacterized protein isoform X1 has protein sequence MEIDVASEVSAETETEDGSSQGNVEMDVLATESGSTILPQVSVCLTCRDVGFKEALVYCNKCEVYALHRYLLFTLSIYSIASCCTCKMQPLLFISGNVTPKKIEAIHITSHQYPEPFLFLFHPNLLYKAEIKFYILVDMHGNL, from the exons ATGGAGATTGATGTCGCTTCAGAGGTCAGTGCTGAAACCGAAACTGAAGATGGGAGCTCTCAAGGTAATGTGGAGATGGATGTTCTTGCCACTGAGTCAGGGTCAACTATATTGCCTCAG GTATCTGTTTGTCTTACGTGTAGGGATGTAGGCTTTAAAGAGGCATTGGTATATTGCAACAAATGTGAAGTATATGCTCTGCATAGGTACTTGTTATTTACTCTTTCCATCTATTCTATTGCATCTTGCTGCACATGCAAGATGCAACCACTTCTATTTATATCTGGAAATGTGACTCCAAAGAAAATTGAAGCAATACACATTACTTCGCATCAATACCCTGaaccttttttgtttcttttccatcctaatttgttatataaagcagaaataaaattttatattttagtagatATGCATGgtaatttatga